A DNA window from Pongo abelii isolate AG06213 chromosome 2, NHGRI_mPonAbe1-v2.0_pri, whole genome shotgun sequence contains the following coding sequences:
- the B3GALNT1 gene encoding UDP-GalNAc:beta-1,3-N-acetylgalactosaminyltransferase 1 isoform X1, whose amino-acid sequence MASALWTVLPSRMSLRSLQWSLLLLSLLSFLVMWYLSLPHYNVIERVNWMYFYEYEPIYRQDFHFTLREHSNCSHQNPFLVILVTSHPSDVKARQAIRVTWGEKKSWWGYEVLTFFLLGQEAEKEDKMLALSLEDEHLLYGDIIRQDFLDTYNNLTLKTIMAFRWVTEFCPNAKYVMKTDTDVFINTGNLVKYLLNLNHSEKFFTGYPLIDNYSYRGFYQKTHISYQEYPFKVFPPYCSGLGYIMSRDLVPRIYEMMGHVKPIKFEDVYVGICLNLLKVNIHIPEDTNLFFLYRIHLDVCQLRRVIAAHGFSSKEIITFWQVMLRNTTCHY is encoded by the coding sequence ATGGCCTCGGCTCTCTGGACTGTCCTTCCGAGTAGGATGTCACTGAGATCTCTCCAATGGAGCCTCCTGCTGCTGTCACTCCTGAGTTTCCTTGTGATGTGGTACCTCAGCCTTCCCCACTACAATGTGATAGAACGCGTGAACTGGATGTACTTCTATGAGTATGAGCCGATTTACAGACAAGACTTTCACTTCACACTTCGAGAGCATTCAAACTGCTCTCATCAAAATCCATTTCTGGTCATTCTGGTGACCTCCCACCCTTCAGATGTGAAAGCCAGGCAGGCCATTAGAGTTACTTGGGGTGAAAAAAAGTCTTGGTGGGGATATGAGGttcttacatttttcttattagGCCAAGAGGctgaaaaggaagacaaaatgtTGGCATTGTCCTTAGAGGATGAACACCTTCTTTATGGTGACATAATCCGACAAGATTTTTTAGACACATATAATAACCTGACCTTGAAAACCATTATGGCATTCAGGTGGGTAACTGAGTTTTGCCCCAATGCCAAGTACGTAATGAAGACAGACACTGATGTTTTCATCAATACTGGCAATTTAGTGAAGTATCTTTTAAACCTAAACCACTCAGAGAAGTTTTTCACAGGTTATCCTCTAATTGATAATTATTCCTATAGAGGATTTTACCAAAAAACCCATATTTCTTACCAGGAGTATCCTTTCAAAGTATTCCCTCCATACTGCAGTGGGTTGGGCTATATAATGTCCAGAGATTTGGTGCCAAGGATCTATGAAATGATGGGTCACGTAAAACCCATCAAGTTTGAAGATGTTTATGTCGGGATCTGTTTGAATTTATTAAAAGTGAACATTCATATTCCAGAAGACAcaaatcttttctttctatatagaaTCCATTTGGATGTCTGTCAACTGAGACGTGTGATTGCAGCCCATGGCTTTTCTTCCAAGGAGATCATCACTTTTTGGCAGGTCATGCTAAGGAATACCACATGCCATTATTAA